The DNA window AGCACGGGAGGTTCCACCACAGGGATCCAGGGATCCCAACCTCATCCCCCTCCAAGCCCCACCGGTGCTCCGGGAGAGCCCGGCAGGGTCCGGAGCTCCTGCAGACGGAGCTGTGTCATGAGGGACATTCCCCGACATCCCAGTGAGGCTCAGGTGTTTCCCCTCAGACCAGTCACCGTGGgctcattcccatccccattcccgGGGCCCATCCCTGTCACCATGAACTCATCTCcattccccttccccatccctgtcaccATGAACTcatctccattcccattcccgttCCCCAGAGCTTGCCCCTGTCACTGTCAGTCTGCCCCTGTTCCCCGggtcccatccctgtccccattccctggTGCTGgtccccattccctgtgtctcgtccctgtccccatgggcccgtccctgtccccatctcccGGGTCCCTGTTCCGTTCCCTGGGGTTGGTccccattccctgggtcctgtccctgtccccattccctgtgacccgtccctgtccccatgggcccgtccctgtccccatctcccGGGTCCCTGTCCCCGTTCCCTGGGGCAGGTCCCCACTCCCCggatcccatccctgtccccgtgGGCCAGTCCCTCTCACGGCGCGGGCCCTTCCCGGTTCCCCGGGGCGCATTCCCGTGGCGGTCACCTGTGTCCGCTCCGGGCCGTTCCCGCTGCCGTTCCCGTTCGCGGCGGGGGCCCGGCCGGCCCCGCAGCGGCAGCGGCGGAGCTGTCTCTGCaggcggcggaggcggcgggcGTTGTCGCCGAGCAGCGCTGCCAGGCGGGCCCCGCCGGCCCGCACCGCCCGCTCCAGCCCCGCCACGCGCCGCTCCAGCCGCTCCagccgccgctccgccgccgcccaCGGGGCCGCCAtggccggggccgccccgccgccgccgccgccggcgccCGGCCAGGCCTCGGGCGCCCAGTCGGGGCGGTGCTGCGGGGTCAGCGGGCGGGtcggggcggcgcggggcgctCCCGGTGCCCGCGGGGGTCCCGCCGGTGCCTGCGCGGGGCCCCGCCAGGCCATGGCCGCCCCTCAGCGCCGCGCGCAcgcagcgccccctgccggcgcCCCGCGGAGCCAcgcccccgcggccccgcccacccgcggccccgccccATTCCCACCTCCGGCCCCCGAACCCCCCGCGCCCAGCGACCGCCCCACACCCGGGGCTTCTCCGGCCTCATCACCCTCCCACTGCATCCCAGGGGAGGACCCACCGCCATTCCCAGTGCCTGCCAAGGCCTGGCCGGaccccccatcccatccccatctcaGACTGGGACCgcagctgcagccccccagcaccaGATGACACCCCCACCCTGTGCTCCATTCTCACTCTTccctcaccccatcccatcccaccgGGTCACCCCCGCTGCCATTCCTGGTGCCCCCCCGCCACCAGGCCCAGTAGGaccctcccagagccccccaagGAATCCACATTCAGCATTCTGGTTTGTACAGCATCTATTGGCACTCTCCAGAACAGGGACCCACTCCTGGCATCCCACCAGCTCCATCACGGCTCGGAAACAAGGAGCCCCCCAAGTGTGGGTAGGGTGGGCTCCCTCCCCCCCGGGGGCAGGAGAGTCGGAGAGGTTGCAGAGGTAGAGGGGAGGAGAGTAGAAGGCCCACAGCAGCCTCCCATCCCCAGAAGGTCACTTCAAGGTCCAGCAGTGACCTCCCAGTCCCAGGAGGTCACTCTGAGGTTCAGCAGTGGCATCCCATTCCCAGTAGGACACGTCAAGTTCCAACAGCAGCTTCCCATCCCTGAGAGGACACTTCAAAGTCTAGCAGCAGCTTCCTGTGCCCAGGAGGAAACCTCAAAGTCCATAAGCAGCTTCCCATCTCTGGGAGGTCAATTCAAGGTCCACCAGCAGCATCCCATTCCTGGAAGGTTACCTCGAGGTCTATCAGCAGCATTCCATTCTTGAAAGGACACTTCAAAGTCCATCAGCAACATTACATTCCTGTGAGGACACCTCAAGGTCCCACAGCAGCTTCCCATCCCTGAGAGTACACCCTGAGGTCCAAGAGCAGCCTCCCATTCCCGGGAGGACGCCTCAaggtccagcagcagcacagcaccccTTGGAGGTCACACCCTGGCTTCCCACCCCGTCTCCTGGCACGGTTCCCGCCGGGATGGGCACGGGGTCGGCGCGGGGGAGCGGCCGGTTCTGCCGCATGTGGGTCCTGCGGTGCACCTTGAGGTGGTAGAACCTCTTGAAGGTCTTCTGGCAGATCCCGCACTGGTGGGGCCGGACCCCCGCGTGTGCCCAGTGCTGCCGGACGAAGTCGGAGATGCAGGTGAAGCTCCAGTTGCAGCAGGGGCACAGGATGAGGTGGCGGCCAGAGTGCTGGCGCTGGTGCACCGTCAGGAAGCTCTGGCTGGAGAAGTTCTCCAGGCACTCGCTGCACGTGTACAGCATTTTCCCGGGGGACAGCGGGcacctggcagggctgggcttcTCCCACACCGTGCCACGGTCCCTGCTCAgggcttggggctgggaggCCGGGCACGGTGTCTGACTGGGGCACACCTCTGGCTGATTCGGGGGTTGGCAGATCCCACTGGCTGCCCAGGTTTGGGGCTGGGACGTTGGCCAGGGTGTGTGGCTGGGACACGCCTCTGGCTTTGAGGCCTGGAAGGTCCCGTTGGCCACCCAGGCTTGGGGCTGGGATGATGGGCATGGTGTCTGATTGGGACAAACCTCCAGCTCcgagggctggcacagcccgtTGGCTGCCCAGGTTTGGGGCTGGGATGTTGGGCACAGCACCTGGTTGGGACGTGCCTCTGGCGTTGAGGCGTGGCAGGTCCCGTTGGCTGCCCAGGTTTGGGGCTGGGACGTTGGGCACGGTGTCCAGCTGGGACACTCCTCTGGCTTTGAGCCCTGGCAGGTCCCACTGGCCACACACATTTGGGGCTGGGATGTCGGGCACAGCACCTGGCTGGGACACACCCCTGGCTCCGAGGGCTGGCAGGTCCCGTTGGGCACCAAGGCCTGGGGCTGGGATGTCAGGCACTTCACCTGCCTGGGACACACCTGAGCATCCGGGGGCTGGCATGTCCCACTGGCCACCTGTGTTTGGGGCTGGGAGGTCAGACACGGTGTCTGGCTGGGACACACCTGAGCATCCGGGGGCTGGCATGTCCCACTGGCCACCTGTGtttggggctgggaggtgggacACGGTGTCTGGCTGGGACACGGCTCCGGCTCTGAGGGCTGGCACGTCCCGCTGGCCGCCCAGGCCCGGAGGTGCCGCCTGATCTTCTTCTTGGACATGAACTTGCGGTTGCAGTGCACACAGACGTAGGGCACCGAGTTGCTGTGGCTGCGCTGGTGGATCAGGAAGTTGATCTTCAGCAGGAAGCGTTTGCTGCAGATGGGGCAGGAGTAGAGTTCCCGGGTGGCATTTCGCTGGCAGCCCGCCGGCCGGCCCACACAGGAGCCCTTCTCCGGCTTTTCTGGGCCAGAATCTACCTTTCCTGGTCCTTTGGGAACGTCAGCCGCTGGACCTTGGCCAACATTCCCTGAATCTTTCACATCCTCCtgttccagacccttctcctCTTCCGGACCCTCTGAGGATGTTCCAGGCACTATCAGCTTCTCCACAGTGACCTCCTCCTGTGGCACCTCCATTGGGATCCCCACCTCGGTGTCTGCTGGGAATTTTTCACAGCCCAAACATCACTTTTCCACACGGTTTTGAGGCATGAACAGCAAAAAGCTTTGCTCCCGCCCTCCCTCACTTCCCAACCCattcccagccagcagccagcacaaatcccagccctgctctcctcttccagctcaATCCCTGCACTGTGCAAAAGCCAGGAACAGCCACAGCTCACCCCTGCAGACACCCCAGGGGCAGTTTGAGGTGGCAAACACCACCCAGGTAGGACAAGGAAGTCCAAAGCCACAAAAGGGCTTGTCCAGGCAGGCCATGCCCCATCCCAAAGGGTTTCAAGGCTGGCAGCAGGATTTGCTgccccagctgccccaggaTTTGCTGGGGCTTTCCTGGAAGCCCCAGGCCTGAAGAGAGTCCCAAGGAGGGATAAAGGTTCTGCCCCAGTACCTGCTGCGGTGGGAGGTGATGGAGACTGGTTCTGATCCACTGCTTCCCGACAGCAGGCAGAGAGCGGGTGGGAAGGGGCCGGGGACGGCTGGCTGAGATCCCCTGGGACAGCAGCTTCCAGAGGGATGGGGGCtgtgagggcaggaggagcaaTGAAGGTGGGTAAGAAACAGCTGGGCAGGGGTCCAGGAGCCCTCgcagcagcagtggggtttGCCAGGCACTCACGTGTGCTGCAGTTCTCCGGGACTGCTGGGCTCCCACCTTCCTCTGCCGGCTTCCCACTTTCCTCTGATGGCTTCCCACCTTCCTCTGCCAGGTTTCCACTTTCCTCTATGAAGTTCCCGCTTTCCTCCACCAGgttcctgctctcctctggctccctgcagctcccctcaCCAGGCTCTGTTGTCTTTGCCCCCAGCATCCCATCACCTCTGGAGCAGCTCGGGCGGGCCAGCTCTGTGGAGGACAAGGACACTTGGATTCCCCAGGAGTCAGTGGGGAGCTCTGATGAGGTAGTACAGGATCCCATTCCACAGGGTGTCAGATCCCTCACACGCAGCTGCTGCGGGGGCAGGGGGGTTCCAAGCTATCCATGTGTCCCAGTGTGTGTTCCCTGTGACCCCATCCCAGTACAGCCTGTCACAGCCATCACAGGAcacctccccatccctgggagtctccaaggccaggttggacggggcttggagcaacctggtctatggaaagtgtcccagcccatggcatggggttggaacaagatgagctttaaggtctcttccaacccaaaccagtctaggattctgggattctgagtccctggggctgagggcagggacAACCATGGTCCTGGTGAGCAGCCAGGAGCTCCTGGCATGGAAAAACCCCAGTGTCACACACCTACAGCCGGCTCTGGGGACACATCCGCTGCCTCTGGCTCCGACTCCGTCATCGTGCTCAGCTCTTCTCTttccagccagagcagcagatgAGGCTTGGACAGGGCACAGTCTGGGCAAGAGCAGAACAGACATCAGGGACACAGTGGGACAGGGACTCTGTGGGTGCACCCACAGCCGGGCAACACAGAGCCAGACCCAGCCCAGGAAACTTCTCCAACTGGGATAGCAACAGGAGTTACGGACACAGACAGGAaacagcaggcagagctcacAGAGGAACATGGAAAGCAGCCTGGGACAGCTCCCCGGGAACAACTGCAAGAAAATCCATCCTTGATCCATCCCTGCATCAGAATCCCTCATTATCCCAGAAATTTACCTCACGGATAGGAAAATACCCCAAAAAACGGGAAGGGAATTGTTGAGGCTCCTGACTGGATGTTTGATCAGGAGCACCAAgcagtgcccatccctgtgctggcactgctgaggcaccacCTCCAAtcctgggggcagttctggggtCCCCAGGTACAGGACATGGAGGGGTTGGAccatgtccagggaagggaacggagttggggaaggggctggagcagcaggagcagctgagggagctgggggggctcaacctggagcaaaggaggctcaggggggaccttctggctctgcaaccccctgacaggaggggggagctgggggggttgggctctgctcccagggaacaagggacaggatgagcaggaggagaggaaacagcctcaatGGGAAGTTgaatattgggaaaattccttcctgggaagggctgtccagcccaggcacagcctgccctccccatccctgaagggatTCAAAAGCcacatggatgtggcacttggggacttGGGTCAGTGGTGATCTTGGCAGTTCTGAGGGAAcggctggacttgatgacctcagaggccttttccaacctcagcaattccaggattctgtgagTCTACgcttcctgcagctccacagcctgTCTCACTACCACACAAGGATCTGGATGAACACAGGAGAGTGAATTCCTGGGCTGAAAAGAGGGAATTTCAACCCAGGGGGTTCAGCATCCCCTGTTCTCCACGAGGAAAAGGCACCGAGCACTTACTGACCCTTCCTGCGCATCCCTGCCAAGCTCCAACCGCTGCCggaggggacagggaatggagaGGATCATTTGAGAGCTGGAGAGATCCCAGTGAAAGgcaaagaggcagaaaagtGACCCCGAGAGAGCTCCCCGGGGCAAGCACAGCCTACACAGGGACACCAGCATCTCGTAGTTGCCTTCCATGACGCTCCGGTAGAGCTCCCGCTGTCCCTCGTCCAGGGTGTCCCACTCCTGCCGGCTGAACCGCAGCGCCACCTCCTCGAACCGCACCGGCACCTGCGGCAGGGCTGGCATGTGGGAGAGGGCAGCTCCCAGACCCCCGGACACCCCCCTCAGACCTTCAACAGCCCCAAAAGCAGCCCCTCAAAAGCCCCCGTAAGGAGTGCCCCGCGCTTATTCCCATCCCCATAAAgatcccctctcccagcagcccaCGGGATTCACCCCCGGTCTCCTGAAACCCACCGCAGCCCCCTCAGGAGACACCCAACCAGCCCCCAGCCCCGTAGGCAGCCCCCCAGATTCACCCTCGGTCTCCTAAGAGCCACCTCAGTCCCCTGAGGAGCCCCCCAAACCGCTCCCAAACCCTaaacagccccacagcccccccccgAGGCTCCCCCTCAACTTCCCACCATCCCCTAAGTGCCCCCCTAGCCCACTCCCACCGCCCAAGCAACCCCTCAGCCCCACAACAGCCCCATAAGTGACCCCCCCGGCGCACTCCCAGTCCTCCTCGTCCCCTACAATCCCCTAAGCGCCCCCCAgctcacccccagcccccccctcagccccacatTAGCCCCCTAAGTGCCCTCCCGACCCAATTCCAGCACTCCTCGACCTCCATCACCTCTCAAAGTTCCCCCCAGctcacctccagccccacaatGGTCCCATAAGTGACCCCTCTGAcccattcccagccctcctcGCCCCGCATCACCCCCCTAagagcccccagccccgcaATCGCCCCCCCTCCGGCCCCTCTCGGGGTCCCCCCGGCCCCTCCATCCCGGTTCTCACCGTGCGGAGCCGCAGGGCCGGGGGGATTCGATCCCGCAGCGCCGCCTCCGCCCGCTCCATCCTTCGCTCGAGCGCCTCGAGGCGCTCCCGGATCTCCGCCATGGCCCCGCTGCTCCCCGCGGGCGGGCCCGGCTCGGGACACTCCCCCGAGGCGGAGCCCGGGAGGGTCCGAGGAGGGGTCCCGGGGTCCCTCCGAACTGGCCGAGTGGCTCCCGGGGGACCCGCACAACATCCAGCTCGAGGGATGCGCCTTGCTTGAATGGGCAGTGGGATGGATTGGGAACTGGCTGAGTGACAGATTCCAGAGGGTTGGGATCAGTGGCACGGGTCTGGGCTCTTCGGGATaagagggacatggagctcctggaaaaTAATTCTCCTGTGGAGGTgctgaagggatggagcatctctgggagcaggacaggctgagggagctggggctgttcagcctccagagggGACACCGAGAAGGGACCTCCCCAGTGTCcgtcaggggctgcagggagggggcagaggatggaccaggctctgctgggggggcccagcagtggcacagcaggaacgggcaggaactgatgcccgggaagttccacctggacaCGAGGAAGAACTTGTTCCTGTGCGGTGACCGAGCACTGAACAGATTGTCCAGGCAGGGGGTggagtctcctccctggggatattccagaaccatcaggacacaatcctgtgccacgtgctctgggatggccctgcttggGCAGGGAAGTGGCACCAGATGCCCCGCTGTGGTCCCTCCCGGCCGGACCCGTTCCGGGATCCCGTGGGGAAGCGCCGCTGCAGCGGAACCCCCGGCGGGGTTGCTGCCACCGCGCTCAGCCCCGTCTCGGTGACTGACAGCTGTCAATCAATCACCGCGGGGCTGCCGGCCGGCGGGGGCCGCTGTGGCGGcggaggaagaggaggaggatgcgGGGGAGGAAGACGAGGAGGAAACGGAAGCGGCGCTTCTTGGCGGCAAGAGAAGACGGCGGTGCGGGACGGCGGGAGCAGCGGCGGGGGGCACCGGCGGGGAAGGGCGGGCCGCGGGTCCGGTGCGGGAGGGCCGGGCCGGGTGGCACCGGAGCGGCCCCGGTGTGCGGCGGCCGAGccgctccctccttcccccagctccgGTGCCGCAGCCTCTCCCGGGGCTCCGTCCGTGCCGGGGCGGGGATGGAGCTGATGGACGGCGGCAGCATCTCGCTGTGGACCGTGGTGGGGGCCGTGCAGGCGCTGGAGCGAAGCGTGGCCGCACACGCGTCCCgcctgctcagcctggagcaccGCGCAGGGAACGCCGAGAAGAAGCACCTGGAGCACGAGAAAGTGATGGGAGAGTTGGGGAACCAGCTGGAGAGCAAGTGGACGGCGCTGGGCAACCTCGTCCAGGAGTACGGGCAGCTCCAGCGGCGCCTGGAGAACATGGAGAACCTGCTGAAGAACAGGAACTTCTGGGTGCTGCGGCTGCCCCCGGGCGGGGAGGTCCCCAAGGTAACAGAAGGGTCTCTAAGGGGTCTGGGGGACAcacaccctgctctgctcctcagctctgcccGGCAGCCTTTCCTCGTGGAATTCATTCCACGGGTCCTGCCGGGATGCAGAGGCACCAAGCAGGGAGCGATCGCTCCTGTGTATTGTTGCACTGGGCTGGTTTTCCCTTCAAAAGGGCGGGTTGACATGTTTTCACCAAAAACGGGAGGTTCTTCCCAACTCTGAGATTCCCAGTAGGACCAGACTCCACACAGGGGGAAGTAAGAATATTGTGGAATTCCCAATTGAGCCCCCAAGGATTAGCAAAGAGCCGTTACTCTCTGTGGCCGGGGGATGCCCCAAGGCgggaattttctttccctgctgcctggtGGCTGGGATGAATAGGAAGGAGGATTCTCAGTGTTCCAGGCGCAGTGCTGAGCGTGTGGCTTTTGGGATTGCAGGCCCCGACCCTGGTGTTGGAAAATGACGCCACTGGCTTTTCAGCTCAGGAGTGGGAGAACCTGGAGGAGTGGCAGAGGGAGCTGTGCAGGAAGGTGCTGGCAGGGAAGAGCCAAGCCCTGGTCCTGCCGGGTGAGTGTCGCTGCTCCGGTCAGTTATCAGTGCTTCTGGACTGGCTGGGTTTGGGGAGTCTTTCCCACACCTGGGAAGCAGATCTGTGGGAACATGGAGAGGCCGGTGTGTGTCACACCCTGTCCCATCGGTCACCTGCGTGCCCGGTGCCAGCACAGGCCCCTTCCCTCAGCCCAGGGGTCCTTCCCGGTTGGAGTAGGGTTGGCTGCCGGCGTGGAAGCCACTGTCTCCCGGTGAGCCACACGAAGGGCTCTTCGTGCTGCCAACCTGGGTGTTGTAGCCGAAGGATCTGGTTCCAGGAGCGTGTTCCTCCCTGTGGATGCAGCACGGAAACATTCCTGTCTCTGTTCCTTGTCAGATGATGCCATGTCTGAACCTGCCCTCCTGTCCCGGCTCCAGGGAGGGGAAGTGCCCTGCAGTGAGGACAAGGTGGCTTCCAGAGAGATCCCAGAAGATCCAGATACAGGCAAGAGATGAGCTAAAGCTTCAATCCCGGGGTATGAGGGTCGTGTGGTGCTGTCACCAGCCAGAGGCTGTCACAAGGGATGGTCCTGGTTTGCTCGGAGGGAACTTTTCAGATCCCAGGAGAAGCAGGTTCAGGGGGAGTAAcagagggtgaaaaaaaatgtaacaggTTTGATTTTTAGGATTAGAGatcaggaaggaattcttggctgggagggtggggaggccctggcacaggttgcccagagaagctgtggctgcccctggatccctgaaagtgtccaaggccaagttggaaAGGAATGTGGCTGTCAGGGATCTGgtccagagcagagagagggagagctTCCATACTGGGAGAGATGGAAtgcagcctggaaaaggggagacAGAGAGGGGgacacagcacagggctgtgcctggTGAGTGGGGCACAGCAGGAATGAGCCTTCAGACAAGTGGGACAAACTCTGCTGTagcagaatcatggaatgatttgggctggaagggaccttaaggatcatccagttccaccccctgccatgggcagggacaccttccactatcccaggttgctctgacctggccttggacacttccagagatccaggggcagccacagcttccctgggcaacctgtaccagggcctccccaccctcccagggaaggatttctgtTGGATGTGTGCGAGCCCAGAAGGCTCCACTCCCTCTGGCTCCTGTCCTGTGTCCTCCAGAGCACacctgctcttctcctgggATTTCTCCTGTTTGGTGGCTGCACCCTCAGGAGAGCTGTGCTCCAGAGCAGTGGAGCTGCTTAGGGAAGTCACCAGTG is part of the Chiroxiphia lanceolata isolate bChiLan1 chromosome 1, bChiLan1.pri, whole genome shotgun sequence genome and encodes:
- the LOC116786170 gene encoding oocyte zinc finger protein XlCOF7.1-like isoform X3, giving the protein MVLEYPQGGDSTPCLDNLFSARSPHRNKFFLVSRWNFPGISSCPFLLCHCWAPPAEPGPSSAPSLQPLTDTGEVPSRCPLWRLNSPSSLSLSCSQRCSIPSAPPQENYFPGAPCPSYPEEPRPVPLIPTLWNLSLSQFPIHPTAHSSKAHPSSWMLCGSPGSHSASSEGPRDPSSDPPGLRLGGVSRAGPARGEQRGHGGDPGAPRGARAKDGAGGGGAAGSNPPGPAAPHGLRGVSGGLGAALSHMPALPQVPVRFEEVALRFSRQEWDTLDEGQRELYRSVMEDCALSKPHLLLWLEREELSTMTESEPEAADVSPEPAVELARPSCSRGDGMLGAKTTEPGEGSCREPEESRNLVEESGNFIEESGNLAEEGGKPSEESGKPAEEGGSPAVPENCSTPPIPLEAAVPGDLSQPSPAPSHPLSACCREAVDQNQSPSPPTAAADTEVGIPMEVPQEEVTVEKLIVPGTSSEGPEEEKGLEQEDVKDSGNVGQGPAADVPKGPGKVDSGPEKPEKGSCVGRPAGCQRNATRELYSCPICSKRFLLKINFLIHQRSHSNSVPYVCVHCNRKFMSKKKIRRHLRAWAASGTCQPSEPEPCPSQTPCPTSQPQTQVASGTCQPPDAQVCPSQTPCLTSQPQTQVASGTCQPPDAQVCPRQVKCLTSQPQALVPNGTCQPSEPGVCPSQVLCPTSQPQMCVASGTCQGSKPEECPSWTPCPTSQPQTWAANGTCHASTPEARPNQVLCPTSQPQTWAANGLCQPSELEVCPNQTPCPSSQPQAWVANGTFQASKPEACPSHTPWPTSQPQTWAASGICQPPNQPEVCPSQTPCPASQPQALSRDRGTVWEKPSPARCPLSPGKMLYTCSECLENFSSQSFLTVHQRQHSGRHLILCPCCNWSFTCISDFVRQHWAHAGVRPHQCGICQKTFKRFYHLKVHRRTHMRQNRPLPRADPVPIPAGTVPGDGVGSQGVTSKGCCAAAGP
- the LOC116786170 gene encoding zinc finger protein 865-like isoform X1; this translates as MVLEYPQGGDSTPCLDNLFSARSPHRNKFFLVSRWNFPGISSCPFLLCHCWAPPAEPGPSSAPSLQPLTDTGEVPSRCPLWRLNSPSSLSLSCSQRCSIPSAPPQENYFPGAPCPSYPEEPRPVPLIPTLWNLSLSQFPIHPTAHSSKAHPSSWMLCGSPGSHSASSEGPRDPSSDPPGLRLGGVSRAGPARGEQRGHGGDPGAPRGARAKDGAGGGGAAGSNPPGPAAPHGLRGVSGGLGAALSHMPALPQVPVRFEEVALRFSRQEWDTLDEGQRELYRSVMEGNYEMLVSLYCALSKPHLLLWLEREELSTMTESEPEAADVSPEPAVELARPSCSRGDGMLGAKTTEPGEGSCREPEESRNLVEESGNFIEESGNLAEEGGKPSEESGKPAEEGGSPAVPENCSTPPIPLEAAVPGDLSQPSPAPSHPLSACCREAVDQNQSPSPPTAAADTEVGIPMEVPQEEVTVEKLIVPGTSSEGPEEEKGLEQEDVKDSGNVGQGPAADVPKGPGKVDSGPEKPEKGSCVGRPAGCQRNATRELYSCPICSKRFLLKINFLIHQRSHSNSVPYVCVHCNRKFMSKKKIRRHLRAWAASGTCQPSEPEPCPSQTPCPTSQPQTQVASGTCQPPDAQVCPSQTPCLTSQPQTQVASGTCQPPDAQVCPRQVKCLTSQPQALVPNGTCQPSEPGVCPSQVLCPTSQPQMCVASGTCQGSKPEECPSWTPCPTSQPQTWAANGTCHASTPEARPNQVLCPTSQPQTWAANGLCQPSELEVCPNQTPCPSSQPQAWVANGTFQASKPEACPSHTPWPTSQPQTWAASGICQPPNQPEVCPSQTPCPASQPQALSRDRGTVWEKPSPARCPLSPGKMLYTCSECLENFSSQSFLTVHQRQHSGRHLILCPCCNWSFTCISDFVRQHWAHAGVRPHQCGICQKTFKRFYHLKVHRRTHMRQNRPLPRADPVPIPAGTVPGDGVGSQGVTSKGCCAAAGP
- the LOC116786170 gene encoding zinc finger protein 316-like isoform X5, with translation MRRKDCALSKPHLLLWLEREELSTMTESEPEAADVSPEPAVELARPSCSRGDGMLGAKTTEPGEGSCREPEESRNLVEESGNFIEESGNLAEEGGKPSEESGKPAEEGGSPAVPENCSTPPIPLEAAVPGDLSQPSPAPSHPLSACCREAVDQNQSPSPPTAAADTEVGIPMEVPQEEVTVEKLIVPGTSSEGPEEEKGLEQEDVKDSGNVGQGPAADVPKGPGKVDSGPEKPEKGSCVGRPAGCQRNATRELYSCPICSKRFLLKINFLIHQRSHSNSVPYVCVHCNRKFMSKKKIRRHLRAWAASGTCQPSEPEPCPSQTPCPTSQPQTQVASGTCQPPDAQVCPSQTPCLTSQPQTQVASGTCQPPDAQVCPRQVKCLTSQPQALVPNGTCQPSEPGVCPSQVLCPTSQPQMCVASGTCQGSKPEECPSWTPCPTSQPQTWAANGTCHASTPEARPNQVLCPTSQPQTWAANGLCQPSELEVCPNQTPCPSSQPQAWVANGTFQASKPEACPSHTPWPTSQPQTWAASGICQPPNQPEVCPSQTPCPASQPQALSRDRGTVWEKPSPARCPLSPGKMLYTCSECLENFSSQSFLTVHQRQHSGRHLILCPCCNWSFTCISDFVRQHWAHAGVRPHQCGICQKTFKRFYHLKVHRRTHMRQNRPLPRADPVPIPAGTVPGDGVGSQGVTSKGCCAAAGP
- the LOC116786170 gene encoding zinc finger protein 746-like isoform X4 yields the protein MAEIRERLEALERRMERAEAALRDRIPPALRLRTVPVRFEEVALRFSRQEWDTLDEGQRELYRSVMEGNYEMLVSLYCALSKPHLLLWLEREELSTMTESEPEAADVSPEPAVELARPSCSRGDGMLGAKTTEPGEGSCREPEESRNLVEESGNFIEESGNLAEEGGKPSEESGKPAEEGGSPAVPENCSTPPIPLEAAVPGDLSQPSPAPSHPLSACCREAVDQNQSPSPPTAAADTEVGIPMEVPQEEVTVEKLIVPGTSSEGPEEEKGLEQEDVKDSGNVGQGPAADVPKGPGKVDSGPEKPEKGSCVGRPAGCQRNATRELYSCPICSKRFLLKINFLIHQRSHSNSVPYVCVHCNRKFMSKKKIRRHLRAWAASGTCQPSEPEPCPSQTPCPTSQPQTQVASGTCQPPDAQVCPSQTPCLTSQPQTQVASGTCQPPDAQVCPRQVKCLTSQPQALVPNGTCQPSEPGVCPSQVLCPTSQPQMCVASGTCQGSKPEECPSWTPCPTSQPQTWAANGTCHASTPEARPNQVLCPTSQPQTWAANGLCQPSELEVCPNQTPCPSSQPQAWVANGTFQASKPEACPSHTPWPTSQPQTWAASGICQPPNQPEVCPSQTPCPASQPQALSRDRGTVWEKPSPARCPLSPGKMLYTCSECLENFSSQSFLTVHQRQHSGRHLILCPCCNWSFTCISDFVRQHWAHAGVRPHQCGICQKTFKRFYHLKVHRRTHMRQNRPLPRADPVPIPAGTVPGDGVGSQGVTSKGCCAAAGP
- the LOC116786170 gene encoding zinc finger protein 865-like isoform X2; translation: MVLEYPQGGDSTPCLDNLFSARSPHRNKFFLVSRWNFPGISSCPFLLCHCWAPPAEPGPSSAPSLQPLTDTGEVPSRCPLWRLNSPSSLSLSCSQRCSIPSAPPQENYFPGAPCPSYPEEPRPVPLIPTLWNLSLSQFPIHPTAHSSKAHPSSWMLCGSPGSHSASSEGPRDPSSDPPGLRLGGVSRAGPARGEQRGHGGDPGAPRGARAKDGAGGGGAAGSNPPGPAAPHGLRGVSGGLGAALSHMPALPQVPVRFEEVALRFSRQEWDTLDEGQRELYRSVMEGNYEMLVSLYCALSKPHLLLWLEREELSTMTESEPEAADVSPEPAVELARPSCSRGDGMLGAKTTEPGEGSCREPEESRNLVEESGNFIEESGNLAEEGGKPSEESGKPAEEGGSPAVPENCSTPPIPLEAAVPGDLSQPSPAPSHPLSACCREAVDQNQSPSPPTAADTEVGIPMEVPQEEVTVEKLIVPGTSSEGPEEEKGLEQEDVKDSGNVGQGPAADVPKGPGKVDSGPEKPEKGSCVGRPAGCQRNATRELYSCPICSKRFLLKINFLIHQRSHSNSVPYVCVHCNRKFMSKKKIRRHLRAWAASGTCQPSEPEPCPSQTPCPTSQPQTQVASGTCQPPDAQVCPSQTPCLTSQPQTQVASGTCQPPDAQVCPRQVKCLTSQPQALVPNGTCQPSEPGVCPSQVLCPTSQPQMCVASGTCQGSKPEECPSWTPCPTSQPQTWAANGTCHASTPEARPNQVLCPTSQPQTWAANGLCQPSELEVCPNQTPCPSSQPQAWVANGTFQASKPEACPSHTPWPTSQPQTWAASGICQPPNQPEVCPSQTPCPASQPQALSRDRGTVWEKPSPARCPLSPGKMLYTCSECLENFSSQSFLTVHQRQHSGRHLILCPCCNWSFTCISDFVRQHWAHAGVRPHQCGICQKTFKRFYHLKVHRRTHMRQNRPLPRADPVPIPAGTVPGDGVGSQGVTSKGCCAAAGP